The following coding sequences lie in one Mycobacterium gordonae genomic window:
- a CDS encoding glycine--tRNA ligase: MPPKGAHTPVASVIETVVNLAKRRGFVFPSGEIYGGTKSAWDYGSLGVELKENIKRQWWRSVVTGRDDVVGLDSSIILPREVWVASGHVEVFHDPLVECLNCHKRHRQDHMQEAYAAKKGGDPDSVPMTEIVCPDCGTKGEWTEPREFNMMLKTYLGPIETEEGLHYLRPETAQGIFVNFANVVTTSRKKPPFGIGQIGKSFRNEITPGNFIFRTREFEQMEMEFFVEPSTAKEWHQYWIDTRRQWYIDLGIEPENLRLYEHPKEKLSHYSDRTVDIEYKFGFQGNPWGELEGVANRTDFDLSTHSKHSGTELSFYDQATDVRYTPYVIEPAAGLTRSFMAFLIDAYTEDEAPNAKGGVDKRSVLRLDPRLAPVKAAVLPLSRHADLSPKARDLAAELRKSWNIEFDDAGAIGRRYRRQDEIGTPYCVTVDFDSLEDNAVTVRERDAMTQERVTIDNVGDYLAVRLKGS; the protein is encoded by the coding sequence ATACCTCCGAAGGGAGCGCACACCCCCGTGGCGTCCGTCATCGAAACCGTAGTCAACCTGGCCAAGCGGCGCGGCTTCGTCTTTCCCTCGGGTGAGATCTACGGGGGCACCAAGTCGGCCTGGGATTACGGATCCTTGGGCGTGGAGCTCAAGGAGAACATCAAGAGACAGTGGTGGCGCTCGGTCGTGACCGGCCGGGACGACGTCGTCGGGCTGGATTCCTCGATCATCCTGCCGCGCGAAGTGTGGGTGGCCTCCGGCCATGTCGAGGTCTTCCATGACCCTCTGGTCGAGTGCCTCAATTGCCACAAGCGGCACCGCCAGGACCACATGCAGGAGGCATACGCGGCGAAGAAGGGCGGTGATCCCGATTCAGTGCCGATGACCGAGATCGTCTGTCCCGATTGTGGCACCAAGGGCGAGTGGACCGAACCGCGCGAATTCAACATGATGCTCAAGACCTACCTGGGTCCGATCGAGACCGAAGAAGGGCTGCATTATCTGCGCCCTGAAACCGCCCAGGGCATCTTCGTCAACTTCGCCAACGTCGTGACCACCTCCCGCAAGAAACCACCGTTCGGTATCGGGCAGATCGGCAAGAGTTTTCGCAACGAGATCACGCCGGGCAACTTCATCTTCCGCACCCGCGAGTTCGAGCAGATGGAGATGGAGTTCTTCGTCGAGCCGTCGACCGCCAAGGAATGGCACCAGTACTGGATCGACACCCGGCGTCAGTGGTACATCGACCTCGGCATCGAACCGGAGAACCTGCGACTCTACGAGCACCCGAAGGAGAAGCTGTCGCACTACTCCGACCGCACCGTCGACATCGAGTACAAATTCGGTTTCCAGGGCAACCCGTGGGGAGAGTTGGAAGGCGTCGCAAACCGCACCGACTTCGACTTGTCGACGCACAGCAAGCACTCCGGAACCGAACTCTCGTTCTACGACCAAGCCACCGATGTCCGCTACACGCCGTACGTCATCGAACCCGCAGCCGGTTTGACGCGGTCGTTCATGGCGTTCCTGATCGACGCGTACACCGAGGACGAGGCACCGAACGCCAAGGGCGGCGTTGACAAGCGCTCGGTGCTCCGACTGGACCCGCGGTTGGCGCCGGTCAAGGCAGCGGTGCTGCCGCTGTCCCGGCACGCCGACCTGAGCCCGAAGGCCCGCGACCTGGCCGCCGAGTTGCGCAAGTCCTGGAACATCGAGTTCGACGACGCCGGAGCCATCGGCCGGCGTTACCGTCGTCAGGACGAGATCGGCACGCCGTACTGCGTGACGGTGGATTTCGACTCGCTCGAGGACAACGCCGTCACGGTGCGCGAGCGCGACGCGATGACTCAGGAACGGGTGACGATCGACAACGTCGGCGACTATCTG
- a CDS encoding ArsR/SmtB family transcription factor encodes MTSSTPTAADDELAGHHEHNVDGLAERPAYPAPPSREILDAAGELLRALAAPVRIAIVLQLRESQRCVHELVDALGVPQPLVSQHLKILKAAGVVSGERSGREVLYRLADHHLAHIVVDAVAHAGEDDE; translated from the coding sequence GTGACATCGTCGACCCCTACTGCCGCCGATGACGAGCTGGCCGGCCATCACGAGCACAACGTTGACGGTCTGGCGGAGCGCCCGGCCTATCCGGCGCCGCCGTCGCGGGAGATCTTGGATGCCGCCGGTGAATTGCTGCGCGCACTGGCCGCGCCGGTGCGCATCGCGATCGTGCTGCAGCTGCGCGAGTCGCAGCGGTGCGTGCACGAACTGGTCGACGCGTTGGGTGTGCCCCAGCCGTTGGTCAGTCAGCATCTGAAAATCCTGAAAGCGGCCGGGGTTGTCTCCGGCGAGCGGTCCGGCCGTGAAGTGCTGTACCGCCTCGCCGACCATCACCTCGCCCACATCGTGGTCGACGCGGTCGCCCACGCTGGTGAGGACGACGAATGA
- a CDS encoding Fur family transcriptional regulator: MTNTSARSTRQRAAISTLLETLDEFRSAQELHDELRRRGENIGLTTVYRTLQSMATAGIVDTLRTDTGESVYRRCSEHHHHHLVCRSCGSTIEVGDHEVETWAAEVAAKYGYSEVSHTIEIFGTCADCR, encoded by the coding sequence ATGACCAACACCAGTGCTCGTTCCACCCGTCAGCGAGCGGCGATTTCCACCCTGCTGGAAACGCTCGACGAATTCCGCTCGGCTCAAGAACTGCACGACGAACTGCGCCGTCGTGGCGAGAACATCGGCCTGACCACCGTCTATCGCACGCTGCAATCGATGGCCACGGCGGGCATCGTCGACACGCTGCGCACCGATACCGGAGAGTCGGTGTACCGCCGGTGCTCGGAGCACCATCACCATCACCTGGTGTGCCGCAGCTGCGGATCCACCATCGAGGTCGGCGACCACGAGGTCGAAACATGGGCGGCCGAGGTGGCCGCGAAGTACGGATATTCCGAAGTCAGCCACACCATCGAGATCTTCGGCACCTGCGCGGACTGCCGCTGA
- a CDS encoding decaprenyl diphosphate synthase encodes MAKKAERRQSAEFPQLPPAPPDYPTFPDTSTWPVVFPELPPAPDGGPRRPPQHTSKAVAPRIPAAQLPNHVAIVMDGNGRWATQRGLRRTEGHKMGEAVVIDIACGAVEIGIKWLSLYAFSTENWKRSAEEVRFLMGFNRDVVRRRRDILNQMGVKIRWVGSAPRLWRSVINELAVAEEVTKNNDVITINYCVNYGGRMEIAEATRRIAVEAAAGRLNPERVNESTISRHMQRPDIPDVDLFLRTSGEHRSSNFMLWQAAYAEYVFQDKLWPDYDRRDLWAACEEYASRNRRFGSA; translated from the coding sequence GTGGCTAAGAAGGCCGAACGGCGGCAATCCGCCGAGTTCCCGCAACTTCCCCCCGCGCCCCCGGACTATCCGACCTTCCCCGACACGTCCACCTGGCCAGTTGTTTTCCCGGAGCTACCGCCGGCGCCGGACGGAGGGCCGCGGCGTCCTCCGCAGCACACATCGAAAGCCGTGGCACCCCGTATCCCCGCCGCCCAGTTGCCCAACCATGTCGCCATAGTGATGGACGGCAACGGCCGATGGGCCACCCAACGCGGCCTGCGGCGCACCGAGGGGCACAAGATGGGCGAAGCGGTGGTGATCGATATCGCCTGTGGTGCAGTCGAAATCGGGATCAAATGGCTCAGTCTCTACGCGTTCTCCACGGAGAACTGGAAGCGGTCGGCCGAGGAAGTCCGCTTTCTGATGGGCTTCAACCGCGACGTGGTGCGAAGACGGCGCGACATTCTGAACCAGATGGGGGTCAAGATCCGCTGGGTGGGTTCCGCGCCCCGGCTCTGGCGCAGCGTCATCAACGAGCTGGCCGTCGCGGAGGAAGTGACGAAGAACAACGACGTCATCACCATCAATTACTGCGTCAACTACGGGGGACGCATGGAAATCGCGGAGGCGACCCGAAGAATCGCCGTCGAGGCCGCCGCCGGTCGGCTGAACCCAGAGCGCGTCAACGAGTCGACGATCTCGCGTCACATGCAGCGACCCGACATCCCCGACGTGGACCTCTTCCTGCGGACCTCGGGGGAGCACCGGTCCAGCAACTTCATGCTCTGGCAGGCGGCATACGCCGAATACGTCTTCCAGGACAAGCTGTGGCCCGACTACGACCGCCGCGACCTGTGGGCCGCGTGCGAGGAGTACGCGTCGCGCAACCGACGGTTCGGGAGTGCCTGA
- the recO gene encoding DNA repair protein RecO: protein MRLYRDRAVVLRQHKLGEADRIVTLLTRDHGLVRAVAKGVRRTRSKFGARLEPFAHIDAQLHPGRNLDIVTQVVSIDAFATDIVNDYGRYTCGCAMLETAERLAGEERAPAPALHRLTVSALRAVADGRRPRDLLLDAYLLRAMSTAGWAPALAECARCATPGPHRAFHIAAGGSVCAHCRPAGATTPPLGVLDLMSALHDGDWESAEQSPPAHRSYVSGLVAAHLQWHLERQLKTLPLVERVYRADRTVAERRAGLIGQDTECG from the coding sequence ATGCGGCTGTATCGAGACCGGGCTGTTGTGCTGCGCCAGCACAAGCTCGGCGAAGCCGACCGCATCGTCACCCTGCTGACCCGTGATCATGGGCTGGTCCGAGCGGTGGCCAAGGGGGTGCGGCGCACGCGCAGCAAATTCGGCGCGCGGTTGGAGCCCTTCGCGCACATCGACGCGCAGCTGCACCCGGGCCGCAATCTCGACATTGTCACCCAAGTGGTCTCGATCGACGCGTTCGCCACCGACATCGTCAACGACTACGGCCGCTACACCTGCGGTTGCGCGATGCTGGAAACCGCCGAACGTCTGGCCGGCGAGGAGCGGGCGCCCGCTCCGGCGCTGCACCGGCTCACGGTGAGTGCGCTGCGGGCGGTGGCGGACGGTCGTCGTCCTCGCGATCTGCTGCTGGACGCCTATCTCCTACGGGCCATGAGCACCGCCGGATGGGCCCCGGCGCTGGCCGAGTGTGCCCGCTGCGCCACCCCCGGTCCGCATCGCGCCTTTCACATCGCCGCCGGGGGCAGCGTCTGTGCGCACTGCCGTCCAGCCGGTGCCACCACGCCGCCATTGGGCGTGCTGGATCTGATGTCGGCGTTGCACGATGGCGATTGGGAGTCCGCCGAGCAGTCGCCGCCGGCGCACCGTAGTTACGTCAGCGGACTGGTGGCCGCGCACCTGCAGTGGCACCTGGAGCGGCAACTCAAGACGCTGCCCCTGGTGGAGCGGGTCTACCGGGCGGATCGCACGGTCGCCGAACGCCGCGCTGGACTGATCGGGCAGGATACCGAGTGTGGCTAA
- a CDS encoding amidase, whose amino-acid sequence MVGASEFAAGVDSGSRDRRLPTLTDLLYQLATRKVTAAELVRRSLHGIDVSQSTLNAFRVVLTESALADADAADRRRAAGDTAPLLGIPIAVKDDVDVAGVPTAYGTNGYVPPATADSEVVRRLKAAGAVIVGKTNTCELGQWPFTSGPGFGHTRNPWSRRHTPGGSSGGSAAAVAAGLVTAAIGSDGAGSVRIPAAWTHLVGIKPQRGRISTWPEPEAFNGITVHGVLARTVADAALVLDAASGNVEGDLHKPPPLTASDYVGIAPGPLKIALSTGIPYTFFRAKLHPEIAAAIQKVGEQLELLGHTVVKGNPDYGVRLSWDFLARSMAGLWGWGERLGENVDWDPRTLSNMRTGHMLSQATLRTARRHEAAAQRRVGSIFNIVDVVVAPTTAQPPPQARAFDRLSGVATDRAVIAACPYAWPWNVLGWPSINVPAGFTADGLPIGVQLMGPANSEGILISLAAELEAFSGWASKQPKVWWNTGNSTPPLHSVPQPRR is encoded by the coding sequence GTGGTTGGCGCTTCTGAGTTCGCTGCCGGGGTCGATTCCGGCTCCCGTGACCGGCGCTTGCCCACGTTAACCGACCTGCTCTACCAGCTGGCGACCAGGAAGGTTACCGCTGCCGAACTGGTCCGGCGTTCGCTGCATGGAATCGATGTGAGCCAGTCCACATTGAACGCGTTCCGGGTGGTGCTCACCGAGTCGGCCCTGGCCGATGCGGACGCCGCCGACCGCCGCCGCGCCGCCGGCGATACGGCCCCATTGCTGGGCATCCCGATCGCGGTGAAGGATGACGTCGACGTTGCTGGGGTGCCCACCGCGTACGGCACCAACGGATACGTTCCGCCCGCCACAGCGGACAGCGAGGTGGTGCGGCGCCTCAAAGCCGCCGGCGCCGTGATCGTCGGCAAGACCAACACCTGCGAGCTGGGCCAATGGCCATTCACCAGCGGGCCAGGCTTCGGACACACCCGCAACCCCTGGTCGCGCCGGCACACTCCGGGTGGATCGTCGGGCGGCAGCGCAGCCGCCGTGGCCGCCGGGCTAGTGACCGCGGCGATCGGCTCCGACGGTGCCGGCAGCGTCCGCATCCCGGCCGCATGGACGCATCTGGTGGGTATCAAACCGCAACGCGGTCGCATCTCCACCTGGCCGGAGCCCGAAGCGTTCAACGGCATCACCGTCCACGGCGTCCTGGCCCGTACCGTCGCCGACGCGGCACTGGTCCTGGATGCGGCGTCCGGCAACGTCGAGGGCGACCTGCACAAGCCTCCGCCGCTCACGGCGTCGGACTACGTCGGCATCGCGCCCGGTCCGCTGAAGATCGCCCTGTCAACCGGCATCCCGTACACCTTCTTCCGCGCCAAGCTGCATCCCGAGATCGCCGCCGCCATCCAGAAGGTGGGTGAGCAACTCGAACTGCTCGGCCACACGGTCGTCAAGGGCAACCCGGATTACGGTGTGCGGCTGTCGTGGGATTTTCTGGCGCGATCGATGGCCGGGCTGTGGGGGTGGGGAGAACGGCTAGGTGAGAACGTCGACTGGGACCCTCGCACCCTGTCCAACATGCGAACCGGTCACATGTTGTCGCAGGCAACCCTGCGCACCGCGCGCCGCCACGAGGCCGCCGCCCAACGTCGCGTCGGATCGATCTTCAACATCGTCGACGTCGTGGTGGCACCAACCACCGCGCAGCCGCCGCCACAGGCTCGGGCTTTCGACCGGTTGAGCGGTGTTGCCACCGACCGTGCCGTCATCGCCGCCTGCCCGTACGCGTGGCCGTGGAACGTTTTGGGCTGGCCGTCGATCAACGTGCCGGCGGGTTTCACCGCCGACGGACTGCCCATCGGCGTGCAGCTGATGGGCCCGGCCAACAGTGAAGGCATCTTGATCTCACTGGCCGCCGAGCTGGAGGCGTTCAGCGGCTGGGCGTCCAAACAGCCCAAGGTCTGGTGGAATACCGGCAACAGCACTCCCCCACTGCACAGCGTGCCGCAGCCACGACGCTGA
- a CDS encoding PE domain-containing protein has product MSYLIASPDVLALAAAEAAGIGSSIRAASQSALGPTSTLAAAAADEVSEAIASLFSGHALDYQALSKQVAAFHEQFVLAVNAASGAYAAAEAVNAGPLQPVVDQVLGAINAPTNLLLGRPLIGDGYNGTPGTGQAGGDGGILWGNGGAGGSAGMIGQTGGRGGNAGLIGNGGAGGTGGFRSGAGGAGGTGGLLWGNGGAGGTGGFGGLLSPAGIGGTGGWSLSFFGNPGAPGSPGAILNMVTPEEAILLQYMAPDKNFLLIGTDGTNLSRVLADPLNVNFRTFMSEGVTSASTIVGHTSVSNPSWTTMQTGVWSETAGVTNNVFTPWTYDNWPTVYNQLEAAYGNQIDTTVIANWPVITDIAGAGTIPADNIQFVGHSENDPLWFASNNEVGTLSQQAITNADPTKGNFVFSYFVGVDEVGHEFGGASPEYAAALRNMDANLGHYGTMVGNGSGLLGAVSDWEITNGEEWDVLMVTDHGHIDPNQFNRGHGFQSPYETATFLIWDQAGSTQDGLINNSWQIVSTTPTVLNQFGLTPPAYMQGAPLTSPVFDGTYVDPGPNLYSVISADFGAQGYPDPIVNYNLDARTVAATIPYLVFDPIQGIVDSVPSFLQLPVSWVGAGVYQALNIPAQVFVRLTGVTGNQIIPPILNPFYP; this is encoded by the coding sequence ATGTCGTATCTGATCGCATCCCCGGACGTGTTGGCGTTAGCGGCGGCAGAAGCTGCGGGTATCGGCTCCTCGATCAGGGCGGCCAGCCAGTCGGCGCTGGGTCCGACCAGCACGCTCGCGGCCGCTGCCGCGGACGAGGTATCAGAGGCGATCGCTTCGCTGTTCTCCGGCCATGCCCTGGACTACCAGGCTCTCAGCAAGCAAGTGGCAGCGTTCCACGAGCAATTCGTGCTGGCGGTGAATGCGGCCAGCGGCGCGTACGCGGCAGCCGAGGCGGTCAACGCCGGACCGCTGCAGCCCGTTGTCGACCAGGTGCTCGGTGCTATCAATGCGCCGACGAACCTGCTGCTGGGGCGTCCGCTTATCGGCGACGGCTACAACGGCACCCCCGGCACCGGACAGGCAGGTGGGGACGGCGGGATTCTCTGGGGCAACGGCGGTGCGGGTGGCTCGGCCGGAATGATAGGGCAGACCGGCGGGCGCGGCGGCAACGCCGGGTTGATCGGTAACGGTGGCGCCGGCGGCACCGGCGGCTTCCGAAGCGGGGCCGGCGGCGCAGGCGGCACCGGCGGTTTGTTGTGGGGTAACGGCGGGGCCGGGGGCACCGGCGGCTTCGGCGGACTGCTGTCCCCCGCCGGAATCGGCGGCACCGGCGGCTGGTCCCTGTCCTTCTTCGGCAACCCGGGTGCGCCCGGGTCGCCCGGAGCCATCCTGAACATGGTCACTCCGGAAGAGGCCATCCTTCTGCAATATATGGCTCCGGACAAGAATTTCCTGCTGATCGGCACCGACGGCACGAATCTGAGCAGAGTCCTGGCCGACCCGCTCAACGTGAACTTCCGCACCTTCATGTCGGAAGGCGTCACCTCCGCCTCGACGATCGTCGGGCACACCAGCGTCTCGAACCCGTCGTGGACGACCATGCAGACCGGTGTCTGGAGCGAGACGGCCGGCGTCACCAACAACGTCTTCACACCCTGGACGTACGACAACTGGCCGACGGTGTACAACCAACTCGAAGCCGCCTACGGCAACCAGATCGACACCACGGTCATCGCCAACTGGCCGGTCATCACCGATATCGCCGGCGCCGGCACGATTCCGGCCGACAACATCCAATTCGTCGGGCACTCCGAGAACGACCCGCTCTGGTTCGCATCGAACAACGAAGTGGGCACACTGAGCCAGCAGGCGATCACCAATGCCGACCCGACCAAGGGCAATTTCGTCTTCTCGTACTTCGTCGGCGTTGACGAGGTGGGGCATGAATTCGGCGGCGCCTCGCCCGAGTACGCGGCGGCCCTTCGCAACATGGACGCCAACCTTGGCCACTACGGCACCATGGTCGGTAACGGTTCCGGCTTGCTGGGGGCGGTGTCCGACTGGGAGATCACCAACGGCGAGGAATGGGATGTGCTCATGGTCACCGACCACGGCCACATCGATCCCAACCAGTTCAACCGCGGTCACGGCTTCCAGTCACCCTACGAGACAGCGACATTCCTCATCTGGGATCAGGCCGGCTCCACCCAGGACGGGCTCATCAACAACTCATGGCAGATCGTCAGTACGACGCCGACAGTCCTCAACCAGTTCGGTCTCACTCCGCCGGCGTACATGCAGGGTGCGCCGCTGACCTCCCCCGTCTTCGACGGCACCTACGTCGATCCGGGCCCAAATCTGTACAGTGTGATCAGCGCCGACTTCGGCGCGCAGGGCTACCCCGACCCCATCGTCAACTACAACCTCGACGCGCGGACCGTCGCGGCCACCATCCCCTACCTGGTGTTCGACCCGATACAGGGCATCGTCGACTCGGTGCCGAGCTTCCTGCAGCTACCGGTGTCCTGGGTCGGCGCCGGCGTCTACCAGGCACTCAATATCCCCGCCCAGGTCTTCGTCCGGCTCACCGGCGTGACCGGCAACCAGATCATCCCGCCGATCCTGAACCCGTTCTACCCCTAG
- a CDS encoding GlxA family transcriptional regulator, producing the protein MHVVAVLAEPDVIAFDLAIAIETFTRARLGSGEPGYQVRVCGAQPVVSAGPIRITTDFGLEELAAADTVIVPGRNDVSVAVRDDVVVALKAAHRNGIRIASICSGAFTLAAAGILDGRRATTHWMAAELFAATYPAVRLDQDALYVDEGQILTSAGASAGLDLCLHMVGRDYGSAVAADAARLAVAPLHRRGGQAQFIVRNRRAANTELDAVLAWIEINAHRPLTLADIARQASTSVRTLNRSFKRETGQTPMQWVNGVRIRHAQELLEGTDYGVETISRRVGFASPANFREQFRRLSGVAPLSYRNTFHATRGVGE; encoded by the coding sequence ATGCATGTGGTCGCCGTGCTCGCCGAGCCGGACGTCATCGCGTTCGACCTGGCGATCGCGATAGAGACATTCACCCGTGCCCGGCTGGGCAGCGGCGAGCCCGGCTACCAGGTGCGGGTATGTGGTGCGCAGCCCGTCGTCTCGGCGGGACCGATCCGGATCACCACCGACTTCGGGCTCGAGGAGCTCGCGGCGGCGGATACCGTCATCGTCCCCGGACGCAACGATGTCAGCGTGGCAGTACGCGACGACGTCGTCGTCGCCCTGAAGGCAGCCCACCGCAACGGAATTCGAATAGCCTCGATCTGCAGTGGCGCGTTCACCCTGGCTGCTGCCGGGATACTGGACGGCAGACGGGCGACCACGCACTGGATGGCGGCAGAGCTGTTCGCCGCGACCTATCCCGCCGTGCGACTCGACCAGGATGCGCTGTATGTCGACGAAGGCCAGATCCTCACCTCGGCTGGCGCCTCCGCGGGCTTGGACCTGTGCCTGCACATGGTGGGCCGGGACTACGGCTCAGCGGTGGCCGCCGACGCCGCCCGGTTGGCCGTCGCCCCCCTGCACCGCAGGGGAGGTCAGGCCCAGTTCATCGTTCGCAACCGGCGCGCGGCCAATACCGAACTCGACGCCGTCCTGGCCTGGATCGAGATCAACGCGCACCGCCCGTTGACCCTTGCCGACATCGCGCGCCAGGCGTCGACCAGCGTGCGCACGCTGAACCGCAGCTTCAAACGCGAGACCGGTCAGACGCCTATGCAATGGGTCAACGGCGTGCGGATCCGCCACGCCCAGGAGCTGCTTGAAGGCACCGATTACGGTGTCGAAACCATTTCTCGCCGAGTTGGGTTCGCGTCGCCGGCGAACTTCCGTGAGCAGTTCCGCCGGCTGTCGGGCGTCGCCCCGCTGAGTTACCGCAACACCTTTCACGCGACGAGGGGCGTGGGCGAATAG
- a CDS encoding DJ-1/PfpI family protein, which translates to MRAQIVLYDGFDPLDVIGPFEVLAAGSEFVGGELAVALVSAQGARSVTSGTLGLTLSASDALDPDQAGCVLVPGASGPIAGDPDDGVDTIAVLLARAADTELTPLLAKAFQNSATTMAAVCGGSMIMAMAGLIEGRHAVTHHLGLDLLDAAGVHAVAARVVDDGDLVTSGGVTSGLDLALHLLDRWYGPRVARAVEELFEYERRGVVWRNAGREPQEV; encoded by the coding sequence ATGCGTGCTCAAATCGTGCTGTACGACGGGTTCGACCCGCTGGACGTCATCGGTCCGTTCGAGGTGCTCGCCGCGGGTAGCGAGTTCGTCGGTGGCGAACTGGCCGTGGCACTGGTCTCTGCGCAGGGCGCCCGCAGTGTCACCAGCGGCACCCTTGGCCTGACCCTGAGTGCCAGCGATGCGCTGGACCCGGATCAGGCCGGGTGCGTGCTGGTCCCCGGTGCCAGCGGCCCGATCGCCGGTGACCCCGACGACGGCGTCGACACCATTGCGGTGTTGCTGGCCCGGGCGGCCGACACAGAACTGACTCCGTTGTTGGCCAAGGCCTTTCAGAACTCAGCAACCACCATGGCGGCCGTCTGCGGCGGGTCGATGATCATGGCGATGGCGGGCCTGATCGAAGGGCGCCACGCGGTGACCCATCATCTGGGCCTGGATCTGCTGGACGCGGCCGGCGTCCACGCGGTGGCCGCCCGCGTGGTGGACGATGGCGACCTGGTCACCTCGGGCGGGGTGACCTCCGGCCTGGACCTGGCCCTGCATCTGCTGGACCGGTGGTATGGGCCGCGGGTCGCGCGCGCCGTCGAAGAGCTCTTCGAGTACGAGCGCCGCGGCGTCGTATGGCGCAATGCCGGCCGGGAACCACAGGAGGTGTGA
- the era gene encoding GTPase Era gives MSEFRSGFVCLIGRPNTGKSTLTNALVGAKVAITSMRPQTTRHTIRGIVHREHFQIILVDTPGLHRPRTLLGKRLNDLVRDTYTEVDVIGLCIPADEPIGPGDRWIVEQISALAPKTTLVAIVTKIDKVPKDRVAAQLVAVSELVPHAAEIVPVSAVSGAQVDVLTEVLAAALPPGPAYYPGGELTDEPEETLMAELIREAALEGVRDELPHSLAVVIEEVSPREDRDDLIDVHAVLYVERDSQKGIVIGKGGARLREVGTAARTQIEKLLGTKVYLDVRVKVAKNWQRDPKQLGRLGF, from the coding sequence ATGAGCGAGTTCCGTTCGGGCTTCGTGTGTCTGATCGGCCGGCCCAACACCGGCAAGTCGACGCTCACCAATGCGTTGGTGGGCGCCAAGGTGGCGATCACCTCGATGCGCCCGCAGACCACCCGCCACACCATCCGAGGCATCGTGCATCGGGAGCATTTCCAGATCATCCTCGTCGACACCCCGGGGTTGCACCGGCCTCGGACCCTACTGGGCAAGCGGCTCAACGACCTGGTACGCGACACCTATACCGAGGTCGATGTCATCGGGCTGTGCATACCGGCCGACGAGCCGATCGGACCGGGCGATCGCTGGATCGTCGAGCAGATCAGCGCGCTTGCCCCGAAAACCACCCTGGTGGCCATTGTGACCAAGATCGACAAGGTGCCTAAAGACCGGGTGGCCGCCCAGCTTGTCGCGGTCAGCGAGCTCGTCCCCCACGCCGCGGAAATCGTTCCGGTATCCGCGGTTTCGGGTGCCCAGGTCGACGTGCTGACCGAGGTCCTGGCGGCCGCGCTACCGCCCGGCCCGGCGTACTACCCCGGCGGCGAGCTCACCGACGAACCCGAAGAGACGCTGATGGCCGAGCTGATCCGCGAGGCCGCACTCGAGGGTGTGCGCGACGAGTTGCCCCATTCGCTGGCGGTGGTGATCGAGGAGGTCAGCCCGCGGGAGGACCGGGACGACCTGATCGATGTGCACGCCGTGCTTTATGTCGAGCGCGACAGCCAGAAAGGTATCGTCATCGGCAAGGGCGGCGCCCGGTTGCGGGAGGTGGGCACCGCCGCCCGCACCCAGATCGAGAAACTCCTCGGCACCAAGGTCTACCTGGATGTGCGGGTGAAAGTCGCCAAAAATTGGCAGCGCGACCCCAAACAGCTTGGCCGACTAGGCTTTTAG